Proteins found in one Desulfovibrio sp. genomic segment:
- a CDS encoding anaerobic nitric oxide reductase flavorubredoxin, with the protein MAVRINDVVTWVGKTDWELRKFHGEEYSTHRGSSYNSYLLRGEKTVLVDTVWGPYAGEFVDALSRTVDLNSIDYVVVNHAEPDHSGALPELMRRIPGVPVYCTSNGVKSMTGMYHADWNFHPVKTGATLNVGPGMDLVFVEAPMLHWPDTMMCYLTGQAILFSNDAFGQHLASEGLYNDTVDQCELFQEALKYYANILTPFSKLVTKKIQEFLALNLPLSMICPSHGVIWRQEPTRIVESYLKWAADYQEEQVTILYDTMWNATRSMAEAIARGIHSVSPGLTVKCINIGKTDKNDAITEVFKSKAVLVGSSTINRGILSSVAAILEEMRGLSFKNKRAAAFGSYGWSGESVKMIEKGLEECGIPLIGPGLKKLWQPAGEDLAQCEEFGTTIGKALA; encoded by the coding sequence ATGGCCGTCCGCATCAATGATGTCGTCACTTGGGTCGGCAAGACTGACTGGGAACTTAGAAAGTTTCACGGTGAAGAGTACAGCACGCATCGCGGCTCCTCATACAACTCATATTTGCTTCGGGGAGAAAAGACCGTACTCGTGGACACCGTTTGGGGACCCTACGCCGGGGAGTTCGTTGATGCCTTGTCCCGCACCGTTGACTTGAATTCCATAGACTATGTTGTGGTCAACCACGCCGAGCCTGACCACAGCGGTGCCCTGCCAGAGTTGATGCGGCGCATCCCTGGTGTACCCGTGTACTGCACGTCCAACGGCGTCAAGTCCATGACCGGCATGTACCACGCCGACTGGAACTTCCATCCGGTCAAGACCGGCGCCACCCTTAACGTGGGACCGGGCATGGACCTCGTATTTGTTGAGGCCCCCATGCTCCATTGGCCCGACACCATGATGTGCTACCTTACCGGCCAGGCCATCCTGTTCAGCAACGACGCATTCGGTCAACACCTCGCCAGCGAAGGACTCTACAATGACACCGTGGATCAGTGCGAACTGTTTCAGGAAGCTTTGAAATACTACGCCAACATCCTGACTCCATTCAGCAAGCTGGTGACAAAGAAGATCCAGGAATTCCTGGCCCTGAACCTTCCCCTGAGCATGATCTGTCCCAGCCATGGCGTTATCTGGCGCCAAGAACCCACCCGCATTGTGGAGTCCTATCTGAAATGGGCAGCAGACTACCAGGAGGAACAGGTAACCATCCTCTACGACACCATGTGGAACGCCACTCGCTCTATGGCCGAAGCGATAGCGCGAGGCATCCACTCCGTTTCGCCAGGACTGACCGTGAAGTGTATCAACATCGGGAAAACCGACAAGAACGACGCCATCACAGAAGTCTTTAAATCAAAAGCTGTACTGGTGGGTTCATCCACCATCAACCGCGGCATCCTGAGTTCGGTTGCGGCCATCCTGGAGGAGATGCGCGGGTTGTCCTTCAAGAACAAGCGCGCGGCTGCCTTCGGCTCGTACGGCTGGAGTGGGGAGTCCGTGAAGATGATCGAAAAGGGCCTGGAAGAATGTGGCATCCCTTTGATAGGCCCAGGACTGAAAAAGCTCTGGCAACCCGCAGGAGAAGATTTGGCGCAGTGCGAGGAGTTCGGGACAACAATCGGCAAGGCACTGGCGTAA